In Legionella sp. PATHC035, a genomic segment contains:
- a CDS encoding ankyrin repeat domain-containing protein yields the protein MFSKLVEQRLQSVLNESNRDEFNAVIADSSKIETPEEELQFLLSYLNAKIGEDKKNTIVKLMGELLSSYLIFTKPSREYCEKLDKRLEGYQSIVGNSPVYTKQLQEMRTNLSQQIQLKNTSEFKSTLLKNMSLNACILITWALLAKNKSLEGDYIDLMIEKLKKVSPLDLQKNPALRQNYLTLIKELKKATSANPLSILEKLARPVVLMQIGDIAQEQVESNNKNISAIEKEIRNIEIPVDIKINLGILKNYGKEVQELETELKEIEQLLLEEKQKEEVHLKYFDQAEKIYSGGDLSNVKKLGEILVQMSLDAVKLSQSRYQAINSRIVEFSKRVAHLSLQAESEHKAVNNQYQAIEKKYREFYSDQESALAQLEIIKAQNNERLKFLKDKKLLDDSQDIDGAIKIFDEIEQVNEAFKKAAVQFGKELDSFYSSQDLEQKRQKIAKLSDELDKLSKQFQMQDTLVGLKKHLENLSQQVNSSIKKNKQTQLSSTQDGEFAKSEQQQIEQEVETLGEEIKSLRMGQNRNWEHLISYLNDQNNQIENKTKAIKSASINNQRRIDSLSTSIFWYGLPIIRFFFADRLKDRQAEQATLIAENDELAKLSSSLQGIKSIGEEIAASKNQVTTFDSLTKAYEQMDTLLKKLQSKSLSQYAPELYDVAQSLYVTVNRQIEELTEKSNELSSQAVIKKAAVEAFTKEVAGLQEKIDWLESHKEKTFTDLLIEEHGKEKEGIDLTQMQNKQFLLQLQSSAKTGNLDQIKQIMEHCIHLDAPDSSGNNALHFAAHQGEVGAASLLLGREEPWHSKNKDGNTPLHFAASGEKPEMVGMLLDKLSDKDSNFKNKKGNTPLHVAVSKGNLEILNLLLSDLKTKKLEWNVPNASGHTPLDSAVLQGKATVVNLLIDDLIERNAHTQATAQFNTLLFLAYKRYSEAKEPNRREKRDSFEIIIQKLKEQRPQFDLSKQDSAGNNFFHLAAKSGDIKQIQELSNQEKSSLSKLMSNPIDFFVSNPINKENAEGKTPLQLALENNHLDAVRSLIRSGAKIDKPTFATEKGQLFLAEVSPEEDQQIYTRLVKEGLITSRTEKEEGTSPLAEQTSTVDANAELAEDIDAPYSQERLEEERLAEEKSAREREVSVQNKIKNFGLMDFNEKKVRDELLGEIKAAPLQDKPRLANIKDKSGNTLLHVLINNKEETAVKEICKYADVYIKDRSNKCALTLAKEALHEESGSIKAVFGSLAGKKIEDSKEAKIYKAVEEKARKQDLVQLKSLKIMSQMHLVIQQLLPKHKSQILALKIKKADLGDLEVMNKRVRERSDEIFVGMQRTKHKTEYRIIHPLESQRVVELQKEMVGLIEILKEDIATMKDQLNSLRDAEKYQWHSREQDTHLHQDIKQGQINIWNQRRNAKALAENINKPSGGYPPLHLAILYANSGDSQEEQETSLQMAKFLIEKGADINAQNTKGETALHLLAQRSDPAALEIVKLLKARQLQTNAVDSALEVARRENNQNFLNLFPTKCEEMLKRITFFASSEQVSSRNKTEKEPVCVDKTYLFKQMRKKKQEQKQGEKQDHEEETKKLSG from the coding sequence ATGTTTAGTAAATTAGTAGAACAACGACTTCAAAGCGTCTTAAATGAGTCTAATCGAGATGAGTTTAATGCTGTTATTGCCGACTCCTCTAAAATTGAAACACCAGAAGAGGAACTTCAATTCCTCCTATCTTATCTCAATGCTAAGATTGGAGAGGATAAAAAAAATACAATTGTAAAACTCATGGGTGAGCTCTTGAGTAGCTATTTAATCTTTACCAAACCCTCCAGAGAATATTGCGAAAAATTAGACAAACGATTGGAAGGGTATCAATCGATAGTTGGTAATAGTCCAGTTTATACGAAGCAGCTGCAAGAGATGAGGACGAATTTGTCCCAACAAATACAGCTAAAGAATACATCCGAATTCAAATCAACACTTTTGAAAAATATGAGTCTGAATGCGTGTATTCTGATTACTTGGGCTTTGCTGGCAAAAAATAAATCTCTAGAAGGCGACTACATTGATTTAATGATTGAAAAATTAAAAAAAGTCTCGCCTTTAGATTTACAGAAAAATCCTGCTCTACGCCAAAATTATCTCACTTTAATCAAGGAATTAAAAAAAGCAACATCAGCAAATCCTCTTTCCATCTTAGAAAAATTAGCTCGTCCCGTAGTGTTGATGCAAATTGGAGATATAGCCCAGGAACAAGTTGAAAGTAATAATAAAAACATAAGCGCAATTGAAAAAGAAATAAGAAACATAGAAATACCGGTGGATATCAAAATTAATTTAGGGATTCTTAAAAATTACGGTAAAGAGGTCCAGGAACTTGAAACAGAATTAAAAGAAATTGAACAACTTTTATTAGAGGAAAAACAAAAGGAGGAAGTCCACCTTAAATATTTTGACCAAGCAGAAAAAATATATTCTGGAGGGGACTTAAGTAATGTTAAAAAATTAGGCGAAATCTTGGTTCAAATGAGCTTAGATGCAGTGAAATTAAGTCAGTCAAGATATCAAGCGATTAATAGCCGCATTGTAGAATTTTCTAAACGAGTTGCACACCTGAGTTTGCAGGCAGAGAGTGAACATAAGGCAGTAAATAACCAATATCAAGCAATTGAAAAAAAATATCGAGAATTTTATTCCGATCAAGAAAGCGCTCTAGCCCAATTAGAAATTATAAAAGCACAAAACAATGAAAGACTTAAATTTTTAAAAGACAAGAAATTGCTCGATGATTCGCAAGATATAGACGGTGCTATAAAAATATTTGATGAGATAGAACAGGTTAATGAAGCTTTTAAAAAAGCTGCAGTTCAATTTGGGAAAGAGTTAGATTCTTTTTACTCATCACAGGATCTGGAACAAAAAAGGCAAAAAATAGCCAAGCTTTCGGATGAACTGGATAAGCTCTCTAAGCAATTCCAGATGCAAGATACTTTAGTGGGTTTAAAAAAACATTTGGAGAACTTGAGTCAGCAAGTCAATTCAAGCATTAAGAAAAATAAACAAACTCAACTTAGTTCCACTCAGGATGGTGAATTTGCAAAAAGTGAACAACAACAAATCGAACAAGAAGTGGAAACGCTTGGTGAAGAAATAAAAAGTTTACGAATGGGACAGAATAGAAATTGGGAGCATCTGATATCATATCTAAATGATCAAAACAATCAAATAGAGAATAAAACGAAAGCTATCAAGTCTGCTTCAATAAATAATCAGAGGCGGATAGATAGCCTGAGTACTTCTATCTTTTGGTATGGTTTACCGATTATTCGCTTCTTTTTTGCTGATAGATTAAAAGACAGACAAGCTGAACAAGCCACTCTGATCGCTGAGAATGACGAATTAGCCAAGTTAAGCTCTAGCTTGCAAGGTATAAAAAGTATAGGAGAGGAGATTGCTGCCAGCAAAAATCAGGTCACCACTTTTGATTCCCTTACAAAGGCTTACGAGCAAATGGACACTTTGTTGAAGAAACTTCAATCAAAGTCACTGTCTCAGTACGCTCCTGAACTTTATGATGTTGCTCAATCCCTCTATGTTACTGTGAATAGGCAAATAGAAGAGCTTACAGAGAAAAGCAATGAACTTTCAAGTCAGGCAGTAATAAAGAAAGCTGCCGTAGAGGCTTTTACCAAGGAGGTGGCTGGACTTCAGGAAAAAATAGACTGGTTAGAAAGTCACAAAGAAAAAACATTCACAGATCTGCTCATTGAAGAGCATGGGAAGGAAAAAGAAGGTATTGATCTAACTCAAATGCAAAACAAGCAATTTCTCCTACAACTCCAATCAAGTGCTAAAACAGGTAACTTAGACCAAATTAAGCAAATTATGGAACACTGTATTCATCTTGATGCCCCAGACTCTAGCGGAAATAATGCCTTACATTTTGCCGCTCACCAAGGGGAAGTGGGAGCTGCCAGCTTGTTGTTAGGCAGAGAAGAGCCATGGCACTCTAAAAATAAAGACGGTAATACCCCCTTGCATTTTGCCGCTTCAGGGGAAAAACCTGAAATGGTTGGCATGTTGTTAGATAAGCTCAGCGATAAGGACAGTAATTTTAAAAATAAAAAAGGGAATACTCCTTTACATGTAGCTGTTTCAAAAGGAAATCTTGAAATTCTTAACCTATTGCTCAGTGACTTAAAAACTAAAAAGCTGGAGTGGAATGTTCCTAACGCTTCCGGGCATACCCCTTTAGATTCAGCCGTTTTACAGGGAAAAGCAACGGTTGTTAATTTATTAATAGACGATTTAATAGAGAGAAACGCTCATACCCAGGCTACGGCTCAATTTAATACTCTGTTGTTCCTCGCCTATAAAAGATACTCTGAGGCTAAAGAACCTAATAGAAGAGAGAAAAGAGACAGTTTTGAAATCATTATTCAAAAGTTAAAAGAACAACGGCCTCAATTTGATTTAAGCAAACAGGATAGTGCTGGAAATAATTTTTTTCACCTAGCTGCAAAGAGTGGAGATATTAAGCAAATTCAAGAGCTATCTAATCAGGAAAAAAGTAGCCTAAGCAAACTCATGAGTAATCCAATTGATTTTTTTGTGAGTAACCCAATCAATAAGGAAAATGCAGAGGGTAAGACACCACTGCAATTAGCATTAGAGAATAATCATCTTGATGCAGTTCGCTCATTAATTCGTTCTGGAGCAAAGATTGACAAACCAACTTTTGCAACCGAAAAGGGACAACTGTTTCTTGCGGAAGTTTCACCTGAAGAGGATCAGCAAATATACACCAGGCTCGTAAAAGAGGGATTAATCACCTCTCGAACCGAGAAGGAAGAAGGCACATCACCCTTGGCAGAGCAGACTTCGACAGTAGATGCCAATGCGGAGTTGGCAGAGGATATAGATGCCCCCTACTCCCAAGAGAGGTTAGAAGAGGAACGATTAGCAGAGGAGAAATCAGCAAGAGAAAGGGAAGTAAGCGTTCAAAACAAAATAAAAAATTTTGGTTTAATGGATTTTAATGAAAAAAAAGTAAGGGATGAATTGCTAGGAGAAATAAAAGCTGCCCCACTCCAGGATAAACCGCGCCTGGCTAATATCAAAGATAAAAGTGGAAATACTCTCTTACACGTTTTAATTAATAATAAGGAAGAAACAGCTGTAAAAGAGATTTGTAAATACGCGGATGTCTATATTAAAGACAGGAGCAATAAATGTGCTCTCACATTAGCAAAAGAAGCTTTGCATGAAGAAAGTGGTTCTATTAAGGCGGTTTTTGGGAGTCTGGCAGGTAAAAAAATTGAGGACTCTAAAGAGGCAAAAATTTATAAAGCCGTAGAAGAAAAAGCACGCAAACAGGATTTAGTCCAACTCAAGTCACTGAAAATAATGTCTCAAATGCATTTAGTAATACAGCAATTATTACCAAAACATAAGTCTCAAATATTAGCACTTAAAATAAAAAAAGCAGATTTAGGTGACCTGGAGGTGATGAACAAGAGAGTTCGAGAACGCTCCGATGAAATTTTTGTTGGCATGCAGAGGACGAAACACAAAACGGAGTATAGGATTATACACCCCCTCGAATCTCAGAGAGTAGTTGAACTACAAAAAGAGATGGTGGGATTAATTGAGATATTAAAGGAAGATATAGCGACTATGAAAGATCAATTAAACTCCCTCCGAGATGCTGAGAAATACCAATGGCACTCCAGGGAGCAGGACACCCACTTACATCAAGACATAAAACAAGGCCAAATCAATATCTGGAATCAAAGACGTAACGCAAAAGCGTTAGCGGAAAATATTAATAAACCGAGTGGTGGTTATCCCCCTTTGCATTTAGCGATACTCTACGCAAATTCTGGCGATTCTCAGGAAGAGCAAGAGACAAGCTTACAAATGGCTAAGTTTCTGATTGAAAAAGGTGCCGATATTAATGCTCAAAATACTAAGGGAGAAACAGCATTACATTTACTGGCCCAAAGAAGCGACCCGGCAGCACTGGAAATAGTGAAGTTACTCAAAGCACGTCAGCTCCAAACTAATGCAGTCGATAGTGCCCTAGAGGTAGCAAGACGAGAAAACAACCAGAATTTTCTTAATCTGTTCCCAACTAAATGTGAAGAAATGCTCAAAAGGATTACATTTTTCGCATCATCGGAGCAGGTTTCATCAAGGAATAAAACTGAAAAGGAACCAGTATGTGTAGATAAGACCTATCTGTTTAAACAAATGAGAAAGAAAAAACAAGAGCAAAAACAAGGGGAAAAACAAGATCATGAGGAAGAGA